The genomic segment ctaattttttatctttttattattatatttgataGAATTGTCAAAACTACCATCATATAATCATctacttttattaaagtgAAATTGTTACAAAAATTTGTTCTTCTTTCAATCTTttgttttactttttattacatttgatagacataaaaaaaaaaattcattcaTAAATTTAGGTGGCGGTcatttataatcattttataaaaatggttctttaatatttcttaattatgcttcattttatcattgttttatcatataatagaaatacattttttttttctaataatttattatattttaggtTTTAATGGGTCAGTTactcaaattattttttttattatcattaccATTTTTGgtgatttttaatatcactACAGCACAAAGTAATTCTTCAATTGAAGTTACAGATGTTACGGATTTTCCTGTCGCAATAACAACTGAATTAATTACAACAGATAAAAatgatgatataaaattaattaataatgaagAAATATCTGTTACAACACAATCTatagaaattaataatactacaaataaaaatatttctgaggaagaaaaaatttcagGTTCAAAAGACTTGTTTGAAGAAAAAGAGATTGAATTGTTTGCCCAATCTAGTACagaagttattaaaaaatctaaaCAAAATGAAATTAGGATTAATTTTGATGACTTAGATAAAGAAGATTATCATGATGCGGTTgaaaatgtatattaaaaatatttttatattataaatatttatcttttttttttttagatgaaACCAGCGGAAGTTGATGATGAGGTTATTGATGAGttagtaaataaatttttaaacactGGAAGTATAACTGGAGGAGAGACTAAAGAAAAACCagcatttattaataaaaattttatcaaattaattaattcatCTGATTATTGGAAattagataatattaaagaagaATTTAGTATTAATGATGAAAAAGAAGCTGAAAAATGGGTTGAAGGATATAATAAAGAAGctcaaaaagttttaaaagaaGTTTCATTAGCTGGTTGGAATTATTTTGTTGGTGTTACACCAACAACTAAACAATCATTAAGTGAAGCAGAAGAAGTTTTAGGTTATTTCTTATCATCAACATCAAAACAAGCAAAacaatttaatgttaaaaatattaaagattcTCTTGTTGCAAAACAATTACGATTAATAAGTGTAGAAGGAGTTAAAGCACTTGGtgaaaataaatcattaGAACATGATATGATTTTAGCtgaaattaacaaaatatttgttaatacAGATATATGTGATGGTAAAGATATTCAACATTGTATTTATAAAGTTACTGATTTATCATCTATCATTCCACAAGAAGATAATGTAAATagattaacaaaattatggAAATCATTTCGTGATAAAGCTGCAAATTCTAcaagaaataattatattaaacttgttcatatattaaatgatagTGCAAAGGCCGCTGGTTTTTCAAATACAGCTGCTATGTGGAATTCTCCATTTGATTTATCGACAAGAGATACACCACCAGAGATTAATATAATGAATGAAGTACAAAATgttcaaaataaattaatgccattatataaagaaattcaTACGTATATAAGACATTACTTACCcgttatttatcaaaatgcCACAGATATAACTAGAGATGGGCCAATTCCAGGGCACTTACTTAAATCATATAATGGTGATGACTGGTCTGCATTTTATGATACAGCTAAGCCATTTGATGATATAGAAGATATTGAAAGTGAAATAATGAATGCTTTACATGCACAAAATATAACAGTTAAAGGAATGTTTACAAAAGCatatagatattttaaatatttaggTTTTGAAAAAGCACCATCAAGTGTATGGTCAAAATCTGTATTTACAAGAATGTGGTCTAGAAGTATGATATGTAATCCATCAACATCAATTGATATGAATGATGGTATTGATTATAGAATAAAGACATGTGAAATATTAGGAATTAAAGGATTTAAACAAGCACATAAACTTATTGCTGATATGTATTATCAATTTGAATCTAAAGATCAACCACTTTTATTACATGATGCTCCAAATCCTTCATTTAAATCAGCATTGTCAAATGCTATTAGTATTGCAGCAGGTAATactgattatttaaaatcacTTAAATTATTACCTGAAAATTATGTTATATCTGAAAAT from the Strongyloides ratti genome assembly S_ratti_ED321, chromosome : X genome contains:
- a CDS encoding Peptidase M2, peptidyl-dipeptidase A family-containing protein, coding for MGQLLKLFFLLSLPFLVIFNITTAQSNSSIEVTDVTDFPVAITTELITTDKNDDIKLINNEEISVTTQSIEINNTTNKNISEEEKISGSKDLFEEKEIELFAQSSTEVIKKSKQNEIRINFDDLDKEDYHDAVENMKPAEVDDEVIDELVNKFLNTGSITGGETKEKPAFINKNFIKLINSSDYWKLDNIKEEFSINDEKEAEKWVEGYNKEAQKVLKEVSLAGWNYFVGVTPTTKQSLSEAEEVLGYFLSSTSKQAKQFNVKNIKDSLVAKQLRLISVEGVKALGENKSLEHDMILAEINKIFVNTDICDGKDIQHCIYKVTDLSSIIPQEDNVNRLTKLWKSFRDKAANSTRNNYIKLVHILNDSAKAAGFSNTAAMWNSPFDLSTRDTPPEINIMNEVQNVQNKLMPLYKEIHTYIRHYLPVIYQNATDITRDGPIPGHLLKSYNGDDWSAFYDTAKPFDDIEDIESEIMNALHAQNITVKGMFTKAYRYFKYLGFEKAPSSVWSKSVFTRMWSRSMICNPSTSIDMNDGIDYRIKTCEILGIKGFKQAHKLIADMYYQFESKDQPLLLHDAPNPSFKSALSNAISIAAGNTDYLKSLKLLPENYVISENAKINSLFKEAIEEFVKLPSYLIVDLFRQEIFEDTLSPEEWNEEWWRLRTNLQGIKSPLKDEKNDNDVLVNTYVTQKHSPAIRYIISYVIQFQILRALCPDTPSNMLFNGCVLDKDIMSKIEIIMKEGATIDYLTALEMITGDRKFDATPIIEYFSPLYDWLKKYNEEKGLYVGWDGKGEKFNESELPKVEVVQTGVARNEFGNEGKIAYPGQDCSKGEDCLLESICNGTRCICGEGLFTLEVAGTYSCVKGNPSKAGFGDGSGGLLIGLFEQSSSTTTLSPSTTSISHENRSTKSTISKENKGSKNIFNYFLVVFLITFYLFRN